AGAACAGAGAAGTTTCCAGGATTGAACAGGGCTTTTTGGTTCTCCTTGGGGTAGGAGATGAGGATACTGAGAAGGACGTGGCGTACTTGGCAGACAAGGTGGTAAACTTGAGGGTCTTTGAAGATGAAGAGGGCAAGATGAACAAATCCCTTATTGACGTTGGTGGCGAGATGCTCATTGTGTCTCAGTTTACTCTCTATGGCGATTGTCGGAAAGGCAGACGTCCATCTTTTTCCCATGCCGCGACACCGGATCATGCAGTGCCATTATATGAAGCATTTTGTGAAAAGGTAAAAAATTATAACATTACAGTGAAACAAGGTATCTTTCAGGCCCACATGGAAGTTGGATTAATAAATGACGGACCTGTTACTCTACTACTAGACTCAAAGCGGGTGTTTTAACCCGGATTATGCAGCTCGAAAGCCTTGCCGAAGATGCGAGGCGGAGGGCACTCAAGGAGTACTTTGGTACTTCAAGTTCCCTACAACAAAGAGACCTCGGTAAAATTGCGAGCCCCTTGCGGCTTCAAATGCCTGAGAATTTATCACGGATTGAACATCACCTTTTGGGTGAAGGCACAATGGAACAGATGTATGCTAACTATGCAATAATTCATAGAAATTACTTCCTTCAGGTATTTGAAGTGCATAATCCGGGTTCAAATGTAGGTGTTATAGGGGGCTGTTTCCCTTGTGATTAGTTAATTGAAAAAGTTTTGAGATGGCTAATGATGCCAAGGACAAGGGCGAACATGAGTGCGCTAATATGAAGGAGTTTTACTGCACGTCTTATATCTTTTGCCGTGGGAGGGGCGCCTTCGGGATTTAAAAAAGCCCTGTTTTTTATGCCTTCCCTATAATGTGTTGGGCCTCCAAGGCGTACACCAAGGGCGTGAGAAAATGCAGCCTCTGAGATGCCTGAATTTGGACTTTCGTGGCCTTTTCCATCTATGAGGGCCTTTTTTATAATGTTTGGTTGCCATTTGCCCAAGAAAAGTGTGGCAATGGCGATGAAAACAGGTGATATCCTAGAGGGGATGAAGTTGAGAAGGTCATCCAATCTTGCGGATGCCCAACCCAGACGTTTGTATTTTTTGTCTTTGTATCCCACCATAGCATCCAAGGTGTTTACTGCCCTATAGAAGACTGCTAAGGCCGCTCCCCCAATGGCCCAGTAAAATAGGGGCGCAAGCACTGCATCGACAAAGTTTTCTCCTACAGTCTCTATGGCAGCACGAGATATTTCAGTGGCGTCTAGCCCTTTGGTCTCTCTGCCAACTATCCTTGCTAGCCTAATGCGTGCAAGGCCTAAGTCCCCTTGATCGAGGGCATTTGCCACTACCATGGCCTCTTCTCCAAGAGACCTTAGGCCAAGGGTAAAATATAAGATGATTCCAGAGGTAATTGTGCCAGCCAAGGCCCCATGAGTCCATGCAAAGCGGATAAGAAGATGGGAGACAAAGAAGAAGGTGCAGGGTATTAAAGTAGCCAAAAATATACCCTTTAAGGTCTCATTTATAGGAACAGGTTTTAAGAGTCTTTCTACATATTGGATTGAATAGCCAATGATCCTCACTGGGTGGAGGTGAAACTCTGGGTCTCCCAACAGGAGGTCTAGTAGGATGGCAATTGCGAGGACCTGAATTGGTTCTACCATTTTTCTTTATTAGTGGCCTCTGCGTTTAAGAGATTGATCGAGTAGGGCAAATATTTTTTCTATCCCAATCCCTTCCTCGATCCAATTGGCCAAGGTATCTAGATTTTTTTCTTTGAAGGCCCTGTAGGATGTAGTCTTGTTTAAGGGTGCCATCCCCTTTCTCAGTCTCAAATAGTCGAGAAATCTGCGTCTTAAAATGTCATTTTCGAAAAGGCCATGAAGGTATGTGCCAATTATCAGGCCATCCTTTGTCATGAGACCAAGTTTTGAATTGTCAGGGGATACCGGCACATACTGGTCCAGTTCTGAGTCAAAATAGGTCACTCCTGAGTGTATCTCATAACCTTCTACTCTAATGGGCTCGCTTTCTGGAAATAATATAGTTGCGGTTGTCTGAGAAAGATGTTTTTGGGGAAGCATCTTTGTTACAACTGGAAGAAGTCCAAGTCCGTCAGTGCTCCCTGGAGGCCCTTCTATGCCGCAGCTGTCTTGAACATCTTTTCCCATCATCTGAAATCCGCCACAGATCCCCAAGATCACCACCTGTTTCGTACTTGCAAGCCTAATAATTTCCCTTTTTAAACCCGTTTTTTCTAGAAACTCCAAGTCACTTCGGGTAGCTTTTGACCCTGGGATGATCACACAATCAAGTTCTTTCTGTAGACCGTCAGGATTATCAATAAGAGTGATCTCACAGTCCTCTTCCAAGGAAAATGGAATAAAATCCGTAAAATTACTTATACGTTTTAGATGAATAATGCCAAGACGAATCTTTGCACCAGGCCTTTTGGTCCCAATAAACCTTGCAAACATTCCATCTTCCTGGTCTACAATGACATCCTGTAGCCATGGCAGAACCCCTAAGAAAGGAATTCCTACCATTTCCTCAAAGGCTTTAAGCCCTGGCCTAAGGAGTTCAACGTCCCCTCTGAATTTATTTATTAAAAGTCCTTTGATGAGGTGTTTGTGTTCGGTTTCAATAAGGTCGATTGTGCCTTTAAGCCAGGCAAAGACACCACCTTTGTCAATGTCGCCTACTAAAATGCATGGGGCATTTGCGTGAGCCGCCATTTTAGTGTTAACTAGATCTCTGGATTGAAGATTGATTTCGGCAGGGCTTCCTGCCCCTTCCATGACAATTACCTCATATTCCTTGCTAAGTTCATCATAGATTTCATTGACGAGCTTTTGATGTTGGGGGAAAAGACGGTAGTATTCTCTAGCACCAATGGTACACTTTGGTTCACCAAGGACTATTACCTGAGATGTGGAATCCCCATTGGGTTTTAGGAGAATGGGATTCATTCGACAGTCTGGAAGAATGCCTGCTGCCTCTGCCTGGTAGGCCTGGGCCCTGCCCATCTCCTTTCCATCAAGGGTAACAAAGGAGTTTAATGCCATATTCTGTGCCTTGAATGGAGCACATTTTATACCCCTTTTCCTTAGAACCCGTAATATCCCAGCTACGATGACACTTTTTCCAACTCCGCTTCCTGTGCCAAGTACCATGAGTGACCGTGCACGTTTTTCTGACATTAGCTGCCCCTTTAATTTGTCTATTTCAGGAGATTTTGGGCAAGATAAGCTTATGACATCAAGGTTTCAAGCTCTTTGTAGAGTTTAATTTTAAAGGTATGGATTTCGCCACATTGATTTTTCGTTCCTATGGTGCAGTCCTGCTGGGGTTTTTAAGTTCCTTGACACTATCTCCTGGCCTCATTAGATTAGAGACTTCCAGCAACAAATGTCTCATTTTGTCTATGCCGTGACGAGGATGGTGAGATTGTTCTTGAAATGGTTGTAATTGCGGGCGATTAGCTCAGTTGGATAGAGCGTTGGCCTCCGGAGCCAAAGGTCGTGGGTTCGAATCCCGCATCGCCCGCCATTTGAATCATGTGTCTAGTCGCTTTTCACCTAAAAGAATCTGAAGATATCTCCTTGCGCTTTCTTCAACAGTGTATTCAGCTACAGCCTGTTGAAGTATCTTTGATGGCAATGGAGACTTAAGGACCTTAATCATTGCCTCAGCCAGTGCCTTGTAGTCGCCAGGAGGAACAAGGGGGCCAAAGCGTCCATTTTGGAGTATCTCTTTTGGGCCGCTTGGGCAATCAGTTGAGGCCACTGGCACGCCAAGGGCTAGGGCCTCTGTCAAGGCATTTGGAGAGCCTTCCCAGCGAGAAGAAAGCACAAAGAGATCTGCATTTTTTATATATGGGTAAGGGTTTGGAGTGAAACCTGGTAAGTCAACGGACTCCTTAAGTTTCAATCCCCTTATCAATTCCGTTAGTTCGCGTCTCATGCCACCTTCTCCCAGGATGATGAGCCTGGAGGGTATGTTCTGTTGCACAATATGAAACGCCTTTATAAGGGTGCCAAAGTCTTTTTGCCTGGTTAGACGGCCTATTCCCAGGATGACCGGGATCTCTTTATTGATTAACCAGGGATGGTTAATAGTTTCTTTTGAAAGTTTGTAAAGTTTTTCCGTGATAACGGGGTTTCGGACAACGTGAAATCGTGTCGCTTTAAGGCCAGTTATATTTGCGAGGTCTTCGGCAACACCTCTTGACACGCAGATGGTTTCATCAATCAACCTGTAACTCAATTTCATTATAAGATTTCTTATAATGCGTGTAGGAAGGGGTTTTTCTCTTATGCCTTCTGATACGGTGGTCCCCAACCTTGCCACAATTCTAGTCTTTGATTTAGTAAGGGTTTTTGCCATGGCTGCCACAAATATGGCTCTGTCTTTAGCTGCAAGAAGGGCGTGGGGACGTTCTGTTTTAAGGAATTTGATGAGTTCTGGAAGTGCTGTGAAGTTATGTCGGGTCTTGAGTTTTATGAGGTTTACTTTATTGGGAATTGCATCAAGATAGTGCAGGTTGTCTGCCCTGATTAAGAGGAGGTCAGTCTTTACTCCAAAGGCAGAAAAACCATTTACTAGATTGGAAATCATCCGCTCTACGCCTCCGGTTCCGGAAAAGGAGGCAAGTATGGCAATCTTTTTCTCTTCCATATTCTCGTCCATAGAAAAATGGTTCATACGGGCAAAAGCCATCTGGCATAGTCTCTAGTACCACTGTGAATGGTGTATCTGTCAACAGCCTGTTTTAATTTTTCAGGGGCTATGGGGTTTTTTAGTGTGTCAATAATTGCGTCTCTTAGACCTTCAACATCTCCAATTTTTACAAGCCTTCCGTACTTGCCGCCGCCGAGGATTTCCCGGGGGCCACTTGGACAATCTGTAGATACAACAGAGGTACCTGTGCCCAGCGCCTCGATAAGTACTACAGGAAGCCCTTCACACCGAGAGGTAAGACAAAAACAGTCTGCATTTGCCATAAATGGCAAGGGATTTTTCATAAAACCTGGAAGGTCAATTTTATCTGATATTCCAAGTTCGCTAGATAAAGACAAGAGCTTTTTACGCCTTTTGCCTTTTCCCAGTATAATTAACCTTGCATCGATCTCTTTTAAGACGAGACTAAAGGCCTTGATAAGGGTTTCGAAGTCTTTTCTTCTACAGAGTTCTCCTGCTCCAAGTACTATGGGGCATGATTTTCCCTTGAACCATGGATGATCAGGTATTGAGTTGGCCCTCAAATGAAAGTCGTCATCTATAATGGGACTTTTTACAACGCTTATTTTTTCTGAAAGCCCTGGGGCAATGTCTATAAGATCCTTTTGTGCACCTTTTGACGGAACAAGTATCCTGTCTGCCAGCGGATATAGGTGGCGTATTGAAAAGAGCTGGAGGGACCTGTCAAAGGCAGATCTTTTTCTCAAGTTTTCTGTAACAGTTGTGCCAATCCTAACAACCAATCGAACAGGGGATCTCGAGATATACTTTGAGAGGATGGCGATTCTATTTACTCGGTCTTTATCAGTTAGAAGGGAATGTGGCCGATTTTTTTTCAGATATTTTATAAGGAATGGTAGAGCTGACGTAACATGAGAGGTATTTAGCTCTATTATCCTTACATTTTGAGGCACCTCTGTAAGGTAAGGGCCGTGTTTTTTTATACGGATGAGATCTACCCTGTGGCCTGCCTCACCCAGTCCTTTTATGAGATTACCCATAACCCTTTCGACCCCACTGTGTCCTGAAGTTGCGAGAAAGATGGCAATATGTCCCTTTTTAGTCACTTAAAAGCCCCATGACTTTTAGATATGTAATTGTGGCCGGAATGGCCCTGTAGGGTTCTGCCGCATCTTTTAAAAAGGATGGAGAGGGAGGGGATGAAAGGACCTTTAAAATGGCTTCTGCCATCTGATTATGGTTATGGACCTCCACTAGTTCTCCATAACGGCCATTTTTAAGGATTTCTCTTGGTCCCGTTGGACAGTCTGTAGCGACCACAGGGATGCCGAGGGCTAGGGCCTCTATGAGGACGTTTGGAGATCCTTCCCAGGCTGAGGAAAGGACAAAACACGAGGCCCTGGAAAGAAAAGCAAAAGGATTACTAGTGAATCCAGGAAGTGCCACTTTGTCAGTGATACCAAGGTGTCTGATAAGGTTGAGGAGGCTATCTCGTTCCTTGCCCTCTCCTAGGATGATGAGTCTGGCTTCTGTCCTTTGGATCACCTTATAGAAGGCTTTTATCAAAGTTTCGAAGCCTTTTTGGCGGGCGAGGCGGCCAATTCCCATTATTACAGGTATGTCTTCATCCAGCCATTTGTGGGGGGTAGGTGCATTTGAAAGTTCATAAAGCTTGTCTGATACAGTGGGGTTATTCAAAACTTTTATCCTATCCGTGGAAATTCCTGTAATATCCAAAATGTCCTCTGCCACTTTATTTGAATTTGCGATTACGAGATCTGCCCTCTTATAGGCGTATTTGATCGAATATTTTCTTAACACTCTTTTGACGAGATTTCTCCTCTCTAGTGCCGTTGAAATAGGCATACCAACCCTGAATACTATTTTTATTGGATAGTTGATAAAGGGAGTCCCAAGTGCCAAAACCCGGTTGGCCCTTTCCCTGTTTGTTAGTATCACTCTTGGCCTTTTCTTGTTTATATAATCTAACAAACTTGGCAAACTTATTAGTCCCGGACTCTCATTTAGATTTATTATATTTATTTTTGGATTCAATAGATCCAGTTCTGGGATGTTGGGATTGTTTACGAGTACATCAATGTTTTTCAAAAAAAGGGCAGAGGAATTCATTAAGTTAAGCATCACGTTGCTGATGCCACCCTTTCCACCTCTAAAGCCAAAAAACGCTAAATCAGTCTTTTTTGAGGACAAAGCTGGTTCCAACTCCACTTATTATCATCCAATAAAAACGCCAGTCCCAGTGTAGCAGCCTAAAGTCAAAGAGACACCAGATTGCTGCCATGGCCCATGATGAAATTGTGAATAGAAAGATATCAAAAGGAAGTGCCCCTTTTTTATAGGCATTTATCACCTCTTTTAAAAGAATAAAAATTGAAGCAAATAGCAATCCCGTACCAATCAGGCCAAATCTTACAAGGAATTCAAGATAAGTGCTATGTAGATGATCAAACCATACCCTTCCACCCTTCCAACTATTTATCTTTAGATCCTCTCTCTGACTATGGGAAATTAGGTATTGGGTTGTACCAGTACCCCAGCCAAATATTGGATGTTCTCTCCATTTTTGAATGGCAAAGGAATATAGGTGAAGTCTTTGACCAATGCCAGTCTCTGGGACCTTTTCTATTATATATTCTCTGTTTTGGGTGAATGTCTCTATCTGGCCTAAGAATCTATTTTTAATAATTTCAAAATTAAGTGCTATAATAAATACAAAGAGACAAATTGTTAAGGCCATTGCCACTGAAAGGGCCTGTTTGTGAGCATGGGTGAGATCTGATTTTTTCAATATGGAAAACACCACCACAGGAAAAACCAGTGCAAAGGCAAGCCATGCCCCCCTTGCCTGGGTAGCTATAAGGCCTTCAAGGAGCAAGACAATAGCAATTGTAATTCCAAAAAGGATAAAAAAGTTCATTTTTCTCTTAAAGGAATTAGCAATTAACCTTTTTGAGAAGATTATCAGTCCAGTAATGATGGTGGCACTATACAAGCCAAAAGGAGTGATCCTAAGATGAAAACCTGTTCTCTCTCCTTTTATAATGGTGGTTAGGAGATCAGTATCTATGGATGAGATCATTCCTACAATAAATCCGATGAAAGCAAGAAAAAGCACTCTTAAGGCAAGTTTAGTGCTTCCGTTTATCCAAAAGGCAATTACCAAAAAGAGCCATAATCTGCCAAATTTTAATGCATCCTCTATGTGTTGATCCTTGATTTCAGGAATTTCTAGGATTGAAAATAGGGTCCTAACTACCAAAAATCCAATGGAGATACAGGCAAGTATAAATAGAGGAGTTCGAATCAGTTTGAGAAGCCTAGTTTTCTCAAATGGCATGGCAATGAGCATAAAGATGAGGCCAACTCCTGAAAAGGTGATGCTGTTAAGCGAAAAAAAAGAGAAGACATATAGACCTATCAATCCCAATGACGAAGTATATCTTTTTAGACTATCCATTTTTCCCTGATATAAACTCCAAGATCTTTTCAGCCCGATTTTCCCATGAATAGAGTCTTGCCCTTTGTCTAGCGTTTTGTCCAAGGCTCATTGCCAAATCTGGATCCTGTTTCAATCTTAATAAAGCATTTTTCCACGCCTCTAAATTGGTTGGTTCTACTAACAGCCCTGTTACGCCATCTTCTATAATCTCTCTTAATGGTTCAAGATCACTAGCAATAATTGGTCTCCCTGCTGCCATGGCCTCAAAAAGTTTTAAGGGGCTAAAGGACTTAGCAGTTGTTAAATGAGGCTGATAGGGTAAGAGTACAATGTCGCATTTTTCATACCATCTGATCACATCTCTATGGGGAACAAAGGGGTGTAACTCCAGATTGCCAGTGGTCCCTACGTCTGCCTCTGGAGTTTCCAAATCACCTACAAGGGTTACTTTGCCAATACCACTTTGCGCAAGCCCTTTAAATATCTCTAATCCTCTGTCGTTACTAATTCTTCCAATGTACATGATCCTAGGTCTGGCGAATCGGGCCTTTTGTGGTAGAGGTATGGAGGAAAAGTGTTTGTAATCAACACCACATGGAATAATTGATATTCTATCAGGATTCGCCCCCTTTTTTATCAAAGAATGGGAAGCTGACTTACTTATTGATATGAGGTACCTGATTATACCGTTATTATACGCATTTATGATGAGTGAAAGGATTCCCTCATTTTCTAGTTGTTCTACATTATGAACTTCAAATATGTGGGGTATTCTAAACGTTATTAGTGCCTTACTTAGATAATAAGATCTTATGAGAATATTATCGTAATCTTTTTGTATCCTTTTCATCTTTAAACAGAGAGGCAAATAATTTAATATTTTCCATCTTGAGTGTAAAAGCTGAGTAGGGAAAATATTAAATGTCTTTTCAATACCGATATCTTTTAGACGACTGTCAATGTCTATGCCTTTTTTGACTGGAGGTAAATATAGATCGATATAACAGTTTTTTTTTGATATGGCTGATACGGTATAAAGGGTCTGAATGAGATTTGCCCTATTTCTATGAAGTTTACTTGTGCTTAAATAAATTAACTTCATTGCCTTTCTATAATTTTTCATTTATTTGATTGTAATCAATATTAAGAATACACGACTTTATATAAATTTACATATGCATCTACCATCTTTTCAATTGAAAATGTTTCATGTATCTTTTTAAAGGCATTGTTTACTATGGATTTTTTAAGGTCGGCATTTTGGTCATTCAATAAAATAAGGAGCTTATCTTGGATGTCCTTTGACATATTGGACCTTTTTATTAATAGTGCAGTTTTTTTATCCTCTACAATATCACTGAGCCCCCCTGTATTCGTTGCCACTACTGGTACCCTACAAGCCATTGCCTGAAGCACCGAAACTCCTAATCCCTCCATGAGAGCAGGATGGACCAGACAATCGAGACAGGGAAAAATGCGGTGCATATCCTTTCTAAATCCTGCAAATATACAGTTGTCGTAGACTCCATGTCTTTGGGAAAGACGCTTAATCTCCTGTTCAAGGGGGCCTTGTCCAAAGAAAATGAATTTGGTATTGGGGGCCTTTCTTAAAATATTGGGAATTGCCTCAATTACATAACTATGCCCTTTCCTTGGAATAAACTGCGCCACCATGCCAACGGTCTTCTGAGAGGGATGAATACCAAATTCCTTTAAAAACCAGTTTCTTTCGCAATGTGGCCTATAAATACTGGTGTCTACAGCACTTGGAATTAGCATAAGCCTTTCTTCATCAATTCCATACGCCTTTAGGATATTAAAAATCGCTCTTGAAATTGCGACGACCTTTTCAGCCCTTCTATACTTCAATCTTGCAAGGCTGCCTAGTTCTGGATTGTCCACCCTCCGGGTAATGATATAGGGGGTATTGGTTATGACCCCAGCCAGGACGCCCCATAGATCTGCTCCACGTCTGCTGTGGATATGGATAATAGGTCTTGTTTCCTTCTTGATTTTTTTTACTAGGTATATGATCCTAAAAAGGAGCCTTGGGTCGAGTTCTCCTGAAAATTCTGTAGGGCTACACTTTATGCCCTCATCCATTGCACGCTTAAGGATTTCGCTTCCCAATGGGGCAATTAGGGTGTTTTTTATGCCTTTCCCCTTTAGATTCCTTATAAGATAGAGGACCTGGAGAGCGCCGCCGTAAAAGTTTTTTCCAGTCTCAATGTGAAGGACGTGTAGGGGAACGGATGCCATGTGATGGGTTAGCTTCAAATGATTCCCTCCACTGTCTTCAACACCATGTTAACCGTAATATCAGACATACATGGAAACGCTTGGTTGCAGGTAGGACTTCTTTTGCAGGGCGAGCACTCCCTTTTGACATATAATACCTTGGTCTTGGGCCATTTGGTATATAGATATGGTCTAGTTGCACCAAAGAGCGCTACAGTAGGGCGCTTGAATGCTGTTCCCATATGAGTTAAGCCAGTATCTACTCCGATGACCAATTTTGCCATAGAGACAATGGCAGCGCTTTCAACAAGATTTGTCTTGCCAGAGAGGTTATAGATGAGATTTCCTGTCCCATTTGAGATCGCATCACCTTTTTGCTTGTCACCTCTGCCTCCGAGTATTACTGAGGGGATCCCGTAATGTTTTGCAAGCTTCATTCCAAGTGATTTCCACCTGTCATCTATCCAATGTTTTTGTGGTCTTGTAGTAAAGGGTGCGAATACGAAAAAAGGTCCTTTAATTCCATGGGCATCTATTATGGACTTTGCCCTTTCTTTAGATACATTGGGGACCACGAGAAATGGGAGGGGGTCTTCTACCTTAATTCCCAGTTCCTTTAACATATATAGATATTCAGAACTCATTTCGAGATTCTGAGGCCCTTTAGATATGACCTTTGTCATAAAAAATCTACCAGGCTCCTTTGAGTCAAAGCCAATTCGCTCCTTTGCCCTTGAGAGATAGGCGAGGAATCTGCTTCGAAAAAGACCTTGGAGGTCAAGGCAGAGGTCGTATTGGTGTCTTGAAAGGTTTTTTTTAAAGGACATTATTTCACTACAGAGGCGAATCAGGTGAAATTCCTTGATCTGTCTATTCCAAAGGGCTTTGTTCCATGGGATGAGGGAATCTACATAGGGATTATCCCTTAAAAGATCAATTAGAGCAGGGTTTATGAGCCAGTGGATTTCGGCACCTTTATATCCATTCTTGAGGGCCTTGAGTACTGGGGAGGCCATGACCACATCTCCAATAGAACTGGGGCGTATAATGAGAATTCGCATGAGTTAAAAACAAACCTCTCTACAGTTTAGTTATTCCTAAATCCTGCAATTGGCGAGTTTGCCCAAGATTCGAGGCGCGAGGGGCGAAGGCGTACTTTGGTACGTCGAGCTCCGAGCAACAAAGAAGATTGGGCAAACTCGCCACTCCCGAAGGGTGGCAAAAGGGGGCAAAACCAAAATGGGTTCCATATTCACTTAAACAGTGAAGATTAAAGCTATGGTTTTTGGCAAGCAACTGGCTGATATAATGCTTAAAAAACAATTTTGCCCCCTTTTGCCGTGCAGGATTTAGGTTATTGTTCCCACTGCCTGTAAAGGTCTCTATAGAGTGAACTCTTTGAAATTAGCTCCTTATGTGAACCAATATCCACGATTTTTCCATTGTCCATTACTGCAATAAGATCTGCATCCTGTATGGTGCTGAGTCTGTGTGCAATTGTAATAGTGGTCCTTCCTTTTTTGGCAATCTTGAGGGCCTCTTGAACTCCTTGTTCAGATAAGGTGTCAAGGGCACTTGTTGCCTCATCCAATATGAGAAGAGGGGGATCTTTTAGGAGGGCCCTAGCAATAGCGATTCTCTGGCGTTGTCCTCCTGAGAGATTCAATCCCCTTTCATCAAGGACGGTATCATAGCCCTGGGGAAGATTCTTTATAAAATCGTGTGCTTGAGCCATACGAGCCGCCTCTTCTATCTCTTTATCTGTGGCATCACTTCTCCCATAGGCAATATTTTCCCTGATTGTGTCTCCAAAAAGGACTATATCCTGGGTAACAAGGCCTATTAATCTCCTGAGGCTCTTTGTATCCAAGTCTTTGAGATCCAAATCATCCCATAGGATTTGGCCTGTTGTTGGATCGAAAAAACGCGGGATCAGATCCACAAGAGTGCTCTTACCTGCACCACTTGGTCCCACTATAGCAAATGTCTTACCCTTAGGGATGAAGAGATTGATACCATTTAAGACCAACTCGTTGGTACCTGGATATGAAAATGTTACATTTTTAAAGGTTATTCCTTTTTTTAAGGGTGCAGCCACTATATCCCCGCTGTCTTCAGGCTTTAATGCCAAAAAGTCTTCTATTCTCTCCAATACTCCAACAGACTCCTGGAATGTTCCATAGGATTTCCCTAGCTTTTTCAAAGGAGCAAAGGCCATGACAATTGCCGTCAGAACAGAAAAAAAGTCACCAGAGGTCATTTTCCCCTTTACCACCAGGTAGCCTCCGTAGCCAATAATGATGCTCACGGCCACCCCAGAGAGTAGTTCGGTTAAAAATTTTGTCCCTTCTTTTATCCTTATGAGTCTGGCATTTTGATGGTAGTGAACTTGACTCGCGGTTTTGAATTGTTTTGTCTTTATTAGTTCGAGAGTAAATATCTTGATAACTTTTATTCCCTGAATTGCTTCATTCATCCGATGTGTGAGTAGAGCCGTGGCTTGTTGTACATCTTTTCTCTTATTTTTCAGAAACTGGCTCATATGCTTGGTGACTATTGCAATTATAGGGAGCATGACAAAGCTTAAGAGTGTGAGGTCCCACTTTCGGTATATGGCTACGCCCATGAGCACAATGAGAGAAGGTATCTGGACTAGAAAGGTTTTGAAGCTA
This is a stretch of genomic DNA from Dissulfuribacter thermophilus. It encodes these proteins:
- a CDS encoding glycosyltransferase family 9 protein, which gives rise to MRILIIRPSSIGDVVMASPVLKALKNGYKGAEIHWLINPALIDLLRDNPYVDSLIPWNKALWNRQIKEFHLIRLCSEIMSFKKNLSRHQYDLCLDLQGLFRSRFLAYLSRAKERIGFDSKEPGRFFMTKVISKGPQNLEMSSEYLYMLKELGIKVEDPLPFLVVPNVSKERAKSIIDAHGIKGPFFVFAPFTTRPQKHWIDDRWKSLGMKLAKHYGIPSVILGGRGDKQKGDAISNGTGNLIYNLSGKTNLVESAAIVSMAKLVIGVDTGLTHMGTAFKRPTVALFGATRPYLYTKWPKTKVLYVKRECSPCKRSPTCNQAFPCMSDITVNMVLKTVEGII
- a CDS encoding ABC transporter ATP-binding protein gives rise to the protein MAKEIEKLWSIIRPYSKRVLIAIFFSLIVSGVNGAIAWLVKPAMDYIFVEKRYELLWILPFGILGLYILRGLGSLLQAYYMQTSGFKLIRDMRVRCFETIMDLPFSTVQKWSSGEMISRVMSDIGLLSKILSDSFKTFLVQIPSLIVLMGVAIYRKWDLTLLSFVMLPIIAIVTKHMSQFLKNKRKDVQQATALLTHRMNEAIQGIKVIKIFTLELIKTKQFKTASQVHYHQNARLIRIKEGTKFLTELLSGVAVSIIIGYGGYLVVKGKMTSGDFFSVLTAIVMAFAPLKKLGKSYGTFQESVGVLERIEDFLALKPEDSGDIVAAPLKKGITFKNVTFSYPGTNELVLNGINLFIPKGKTFAIVGPSGAGKSTLVDLIPRFFDPTTGQILWDDLDLKDLDTKSLRRLIGLVTQDIVLFGDTIRENIAYGRSDATDKEIEEAARMAQAHDFIKNLPQGYDTVLDERGLNLSGGQRQRIAIARALLKDPPLLILDEATSALDTLSEQGVQEALKIAKKGRTTITIAHRLSTIQDADLIAVMDNGKIVDIGSHKELISKSSLYRDLYRQWEQ
- a CDS encoding glycosyltransferase family 4 protein produces the protein MKNYRKAMKLIYLSTSKLHRNRANLIQTLYTVSAISKKNCYIDLYLPPVKKGIDIDSRLKDIGIEKTFNIFPTQLLHSRWKILNYLPLCLKMKRIQKDYDNILIRSYYLSKALITFRIPHIFEVHNVEQLENEGILSLIINAYNNGIIRYLISISKSASHSLIKKGANPDRISIIPCGVDYKHFSSIPLPQKARFARPRIMYIGRISNDRGLEIFKGLAQSGIGKVTLVGDLETPEADVGTTGNLELHPFVPHRDVIRWYEKCDIVLLPYQPHLTTAKSFSPLKLFEAMAAGRPIIASDLEPLREIIEDGVTGLLVEPTNLEAWKNALLRLKQDPDLAMSLGQNARQRARLYSWENRAEKILEFISGKNG
- a CDS encoding glycosyltransferase family 4 protein; amino-acid sequence: MKLTHHMASVPLHVLHIETGKNFYGGALQVLYLIRNLKGKGIKNTLIAPLGSEILKRAMDEGIKCSPTEFSGELDPRLLFRIIYLVKKIKKETRPIIHIHSRRGADLWGVLAGVITNTPYIITRRVDNPELGSLARLKYRRAEKVVAISRAIFNILKAYGIDEERLMLIPSAVDTSIYRPHCERNWFLKEFGIHPSQKTVGMVAQFIPRKGHSYVIEAIPNILRKAPNTKFIFFGQGPLEQEIKRLSQRHGVYDNCIFAGFRKDMHRIFPCLDCLVHPALMEGLGVSVLQAMACRVPVVATNTGGLSDIVEDKKTALLIKRSNMSKDIQDKLLILLNDQNADLKKSIVNNAFKKIHETFSIEKMVDAYVNLYKVVYS